ATTAACTAACCAGCTAATGATCCTGAGAGAGTAGAACAGAGGTGGTGGCTAGACCTTATCACAGCAATAATAAATACAATCTATGTGTTGAAAAATGATTAGGAGGGCTTAGAAAGCCTGAGGAGGGTATAACAAAATGAAGCTTTAGGGAAATGGATTTGTCCGGTTGTAGTATGTTATTCTAGGGAATGCAATAGAAATATCTTGGATGTTTTCATGGGGGGGACACTGTGTGTTTCTAATCAGGCTATTAATTCTTTTAGGACAGGATCTATGACCATTTCTTTAGCATCTCCCAACATTGCTAATTCATAATGGACACTTATTAAGGTTAATAGatacatttctctttaaaatggaaaatagtaaTAAAGCCAAATTACTTACATTGTTTGTAGATGTCATTGACAGTATTGAAGTCGTTTATGTCAGCCAGCAAAACCGTTGTTTTTATCACTAGGAGATACATACATTGTCATTAggtttatttagttatttggtcTGATCCAAAACATTACTTagaaaaacagtactgatgaaataaatttcatattttaaggcaagacaagaaaaatttaaacataaaattttttttctctgcccatTTAGTCCTCCTCTGTCCCCTCTAGTGTGCAGTGTGCATCTGCACTGAGCATTAGCCGGACCCCTCCAACAACAGAAATACCTGCCCAACCATGAAGTTCAGTTCTTCTTCTGCTGGTGCCAGCCATGTGACCCCTTAGAACATAACATTTCTTACTTATGACCTTATTAATGGCACTAGCTATATTActtgtgttctgcctattttacaAGATTCTTGTTTCTTGCATGATCAAATGCGACTGAgcctccaataaaaataataagtagatGACTTGAAATTATTCACCTAAAATATAGTTCTACAGGATCAATGATTAtaatagtgtaactctagatatgggaagaagcaacaagagagAATCATTTCCTGGCTTTTGGCTACTATTAACAGAGCTTTAGTCCACTAATAGGACATTGAGTGGCATAGCAATGAAATCCCCACCTGACCTGGGAATGAGCATTTCTAGCACAGCGGGACAAATTGGTCACgaaatgcctcccaaaccttGGCTGAAATTAAGATTGAAAGAGAGGGGACTGTAAAGTAAGAACgttgcccaccatccagttctacaagaatcaagtcattagccactgcgGTCGCTGACCTACAATATATTGAGAAAGGAATTCAGGTAAGAGATCAGGataaggcactctgtgctctgggaaaactggcagaaccgGCCCTCAGATATTTTCGGGAGAAAATTTTATGCACCTAGTTTTTCACATGTTCCCATACTAAGagaagcactaaaaccattaactaagatatCTGTTCCTCGCGAACAGCAGTAACCTTCTACCAAGATGTGTGCCATTTGGATTGCATGTACCTCTTTGCCAAAATCATATATATTCTGGCCTttccccttacctctttggaacagtcctcTGATCTTTCTGTAAGTCggccaggttataatcctcaggttgggtcaaataaaattttccatttttttcttagattgactaATGATTAACTTTTCATTGATATTATGTATATGGCTCTGGACTGTCTTGATTAAAATGGGACTGAAATTAAACCAACTTCAAATAACAAAGATATGGCATGATATATTACTGGATGCCATGTGTTCTTCAAAAAGACCAAAGAAATATCAAACAGAAATGTGAAATAATACCAAGTTGCTCACCATTTGTGAAGTCACAGCCTGCTGCTTTCAGAATTTCACCCATGTTTGTAAGAGCCTGTGAACCGAGGTAAGAAAGGCCTAAGGCACTGATGCTACATTGAAGctttaattcaattcaattaaCCATCTTTACTAATATCTCCTTAAATAGCCTATGTTGCAGAAAAATCTCCCTTTTCTAGGAAATTCTACTCTTTGTAGGCCACCTCTATACAAGTGAATTGCTTCTTGGCTTTCTTTAATGGAATGAATCTTTCCGAAATACAGTGAGAAGTTGCCTCCTTTTGTGAGGAAAAAGACTGAAGTCTCTTCCTCAGTGCTAGAATGGTGAAATTCTCAGCCAATGTCCACTAAGCTAAAATAGAATTATTACTGGGGCTCCTAATTCCATATCACTCTGAGGATAAGTATGAGCTAGTAAGCATTAAAACCTGTTTTCTTTAAAgcaatatttgattttaaaaaggttcttttcctttttctcaaaaaACAATAGTAGTAAATTGTGTACATGTTTGATATTCTGGGCTTTGGAAAAACATTAGTTTTTCACCCTGtccttaatttattatttttcagttcattcTTCCACTTTGATTGGTCACATTGTAATAGttgatgacttaaaaaaattaatcttctAAATAGGTAATACATAGATATGACAAAAAATTCAAAAGCGATAAAAAAGCATATACAGTGAAAAGATGTCTTCCACCCTTACTTCCCCTCCCCAGTTTCCTTCATCAAAGGTAACCACTGTTTCTAGTTTCTTGTATATCCTTCCAGAGACAGTGAATGCTTATACCAACATAAATGTATGTATccttagacacacacacagagggtaGCTTATTGTGCACGCTGTTCTGcatcttggttttattttatcatataataatttatcttggagatctttccatATGAATTTAGTTGTACAGATGTAGCATGATTTATTTATCTAGTTCCTcatggatggacatttagattgttttctaTCTTTGGATATTACAAATGACTCAGTGAatgtattaaattataatttaattccatttattggaTTAGAATTATATCCcccattcttatttaaaaaaaaatactgcatgtAACctttgatatttctctttctaacaAAATGTTGACTTTTACTTTTGTGGtggtggagtttttttttttttttgcaggtcaTTGGCCCTGATAAAACAATTTCCCAACCCAGGTGGAAGTGGCAAGATGTTTTCAATAATTCAGGGTTTTTCCCTCccattttactgaaatataattgacatataacatttattaattttaggtatataacatgatgatttgatacatgtatatactgtgaaatcattaccacaataagtttagttgaTATCCAGTAATTCAGGTTTAAGGTCACCTTGGaaagtaaaatcttttttttttttggttgttaaatGAGTCATCACATTTCCAACTTTCTACTGACATAAAACTGTCTTTAGTTAACCAGTAACTTAAAAAGTACTTATCTGATTATCTCTATAATAAACAAACCAGCCAAATGGATTCTTAATACTCCTCAATATTAAAAAGGAGTAGAGAAGGGAACTTCAAATGTGGAAAATGACTCACTTGTTTAGCCTCTTCTGCCACCCCTCCTGGCACAAGCTGTCCACTTGCAGGATCCATGCCTAGCTGTCCTGAAATGTAAATGGTCCTGTCGACTAACACAGCCTGACTGTAATGAACAGAAATCCAGGATATACgtaaaacataaacataaaatgtgaaaCTCAATGCTAAAAGATTTCTTTGCTAAgacacaaaaagaacaaaatgtaaaataaaataattgataattggacttcattgaaattaaaaccttttgcttactgaaagacatctttaagaaaatgaaagcccAAGtcacggactgggagaaaatatctgcaaaacacatatttaacaaaggacttgtattcagaatatataaagaacgcttacaactcaataatataaAGACAACTCAGTAAAAAATCGGCAAgtgatctgaacagacacttcactaaagaagacatacaaaaggTGAAGGAGTAATGCAAACCAAAGGCACACTTATGATACCATCACACACAATAAAGCATCACTGATAGTAACAAgtattgatgaggatgtggagaaactggaaccttcatACTTTATTGGTGCAAATGCAAAATAGTACacattggaaaatagtttggcagtttcttaaaaatttaagcagggaaatccctggtggtccactggttaggacgcgctttcactgccgagggccgtggttcagtccctggtgggggaactaagatcccgcaaagtgcgaggcgtggccaaaaaaaaaaaaaacaaaccacatacACATAACATACAACCCAGCGACTTCTTTCTTAGACAACTACTCAAAAGAAATATGTCCAAAAACTTCACATGGATATTCAgaacagcattattcatgatagcaaaaaggaaaaaaataaaaataaaaaacactcacGGATAGATCCAACTAAAGACTACATATTATttgattctacttatataaaattctagaaaaaacaaacaaaaaaagcagcagaaagtagattagtggctgcctggggccaggggtaggggtgggaattGAACACAAACGGGTATGACGGATTGTTTTTGCAAGGGGGGGTGGTTTGCGGGGTTGATGTAAATGTTCAAAAACTTGACTGTGGCAGTAGGTGCATGACTCGATACATTTACCCAAACTCATGGAACTCTGcacttaaaatggtgaattttgtaTGTAACTtaatacctcagtaaagctgtaaaacaagcaaaagaaagcaATGCCAAGAgcacttttaagaaaataagtaatTAGACAAGGTTGATCACTGCTGAAGGGTCAATTAAGGATCCACCTGTGAGGGTACATTTTTCTGCAAAGTGCTTATTTTCGGAACTGATTATTTCTGTAATGAGGATACTAAATATCAGAATTAGGATAAGGTCTCAAGAAAAAGCATAAGCTACACTGAGACCTGAAAGAGAGCCAAACACATCAACTTTAAAggcaatttatttgtttttggataAAGAAGGCCCCGTCATTGTTTCTCTTAACTGtgataaaaaaatatacatcaaacataaaatttaccattttagggacttccctggtggcgcagtggttaagaatccacctgccaatgcaggggacataggttcgatccctggtccaggaagatcccacatgccgcggagcaactaagcccgtgcaccacaactactgagcctgcgctctagagcccgtgagccacaacgagtgaagcccgcgcgcccgtgagcccgtgctccgcaacaagagaagccaccgcgatgagaagcccgcgcacctcaacgaagagtagcccctgctcgccacaactagagaaagcccgcgcgcagcaacgaagacccaacacagccataaataaatttatattaaaaaatttttttaccgcTTTAACCGTTTTAAGGTACACAGTTCAATggcattaaatgtttaaaaaattttttttgataaagaaaacaatatcaatTTAAATTTAGAAGTAAAATTTGTTTTACCCCATTTCACGGTTATTTAGAAAACAAGatattctcatttctaattccCTATAGTTTGTTTTCCAACATGCTCCCAACTTTCCTATCTTTCATTTCATGGCATTTCCCCTGATTTGCAGACCGTTATcgttcttctttataattttaaatacaaaattgatAATTTTATAACACGTAGTGGGTCTCTCGGTGGGCTTCCCGCCTTCCCGGGTTCCGTTTCCGGGTTCAGCATGTTGCATGAGGTTGCCCGGTGAACCCCGAAGGCCTGGCGCAGCTCGGACCCGGACTGGCCCAAGCCCCTAAATTCCGACCCCACAACCTCCGACCCCACAGGCCCCGCGTCCTTCTCAGCTCCCACAGGCCTCCTGTACCTGTAGGGACCAAGGGCCGCTGGGGCTTTCGCGGTGCTGATCACCTTTCTGATCAAAGCCGACATGGCTAATCCTTTTTCCTTGCCGCCCCTCGGAGACAACTACCAGGTATGCTGCTTCTACTCGTGTCTCACGGGTCTGAACAGCTGGGGCTAGAATTCCTGCTTTAAAGAGTGGCtggttggcgggggggggggggggggggggttcgcTCGGCATTCTGGGAGTTGTAGTTTCCTTGCGACTCCGGGCCACGTGGAGGACGCAGTCACAGTGGCGCATGCGCTCTCCAGCTCTCTCGCCGCGCACGTCGCGCCGGGGACTGTGGTAGAACATTGTCATTCTGACCTGGGACCACGGAGCGTCTGGCAGGTAGGTCGTGAGGGGCTGGCGTCCGCCAGGGTTCGCAAGTATGGGGGAGTGTGTGTGGCGGTCCCCGGGCTCCCCTCCGATTCTCTCCCTCACACCCAGCTGCCTGCGCAGGGGCCCCTCTTCCTGCCTGGCACCTCTTTCTGTTACCCAAGAACTGGGTTCACGTCTTGGTGGATGTCAagacaagcaaaactaaacaaaaccaaaaaaaccaaccaaGACAAAGatcagaaggaaggatttattacttgctgCAAATAAGCAGAACACCGGGGATATTTCCCAAAGCAGTATCTCTCCAACAGAAAAATTGGGGAAGATTCAAGCTAAGGatgcatgcatattcatgaaggggctccAGCAGAGGGGAATTCAGCGTTGAATTGTGGCAAAGGtcaacagagtccaagctttagttgaaaCATCCAGGGTCATAAGAAAGGTCAACATCATCTTGGGTTAGGTTCTGTTGATCTGGTGATTGAGTGCTCGAGGGGATTCAgattctgcaaaacagctcaagaaagTGCTTCAGGCTAATCTTGCCATGGAAATAGAAATGGGAGTTTACAACTGATTTTTactgttgttacttctcttgcctgataacTGTCGTTTGTTCTTTAGTTCCCTTAAGATCACTATTACTGAGACCTGTTTAAAGACAaacattgtggccaggcttagatcacaaaatggcttgggccaaaaatggcttcttttATGTCAAGAAATTCATGCCTGCTTCTCTTTCTCCGGGGACCCCCTACTTCATCTACTTACACTTCAGCCCCTGTGACCGAGCCCACTGTGTCTGTCATTTCTCTGCATTGCACCTCCGGGCAGAGGCCGTCCTGGGAGCTGGCTTGCACATCCTAAAGGAATAAGATGGGTCATTGAGGGGACCACGCTGAGACCTGGCCATTGTTCACCTACTCCCTCCCATGCTCCCTTCTCTGGGAGAGCTCGCCAAGATTTTCAAGGTGTCTCTGCATTCCCTTTCTATCTCAGCAGAAGCCTAGTGACTGGGATCTGATTTCAGGTAGATTATAGGTCTTGGTCCAGCAGATGGCCCCAGAGCTGTTCTCTTGGAAGATATTCGGTCATGCTGTAGCTAAATATTTTTTACTGTTAATATACGCATTATAGGCACGTTTCACTCCATTTATGCGTGCACAtgtacattcaacaaatatatacattGAGTCCCTGCTTTGTGCAAGGCTAGGTCTTGGAGATGCAACAGTGAAAAAGACTGGCAAAATCCCTGCCCTATCCTGCTTCTGAAACGGAATATAAGAAAATCCTCGttgttccctggtggcacaggggttaagaatccacctgccaatgcaggagacatgggttcgagcctttgtccgggaacatcccacgtgccgtggagcaagtaaggCCGTGCATACATTCACTGTTAGTGGGATGGCACaaccaaaatagaaaacatatcaccattcctcaaaaaattaaaaacagagctaccatatgatccataaATCCCACGTGtaggtatatattcaaaagaattgaaagcgggatctcaaagagatatttgtacattcatgttcatagcggcactattcacaatagtcaagaggtggaagcaacccaaatatccgTTGATAGATGAGTAGATAATCAAagtatggtatatacatacaatggaatgctagaACCTAAGCTCAGAGATGTGACTTCTGAAGGTCACCCTAACCGTAGTGTCCCACCCAGGGTTCCCAGGTAGTGCTCTGTTTTGCTGGGCAAGTTCTGATGCAAGCAGGTGGAATACATTGTTTTGTAGGATAATTTTGAATGATTCTTAATACAGACTGATCTGAATCATGTCCTTCACTAGCCAACAAGCTCTGTAGAACTCAATTTACCTCCTACATATTTTTTAGTTTGAAAAATGTTTTGGGGTGTAGATCTGGTTGTCTTTCATTTAGGTCAAAGCAGAATGGAGTGAGAAAGTGAAATGACATAAgtctcttatttcatttattatttaagaaTAAGAGCTACCATAAACTGAGCCCTTAGTTTATGCAAAGCCCCATGATTTGTGTTATGTACATTACCTTATTTAATACTCATAGCAACCTGCTGATTATTCCCATTTATAGAAGGAGAGACCGAAGCTCAAAGAGGGAAAGTAACGTTCCTAAGCTTATACAACTAAAAAGTGTTAAGGAAGATAGTGAAGGCTCTTAAACACTATGCCACATAGGTTACTCTTAATTTTGCATGAAGTCTTGCATTGGAAAGGTGGTAAGTGAATGGAAGGTCGTTAGTTCAGTGCTACTTATTGGACGTGGTGCAAATCCGGATGTGGCATTTGAAAGTTTGTGCAGCTGTTTTGGTGGGCATAATGATTGGGGTAACACTGCTGCCATTTACTGGGCAGGGGTCAGGGATGTTAGCCATCCTGCAGTGTGTAGTACCTGACTCTGCTTTGCATAAAAGCATCGGCTTCATGGATTTAATATACACTGAATTTTCCAGGAATACAATAAATGAGGCaagattgtatttttaaaaaaaattttgtacttTATCAAAGAGTGTTTACCAATTTGGGAGATTATGTCGCCAGTGGTATTACTACCTTCTCTTAGAGGTACTCGTACAACACACCCATATTACTTTGCCTTTGTAGCTGTTGCAGACatgtaatccttttttttttttttaattaattaatttatttttggctgcgttgggtcttcattgctgctcacgggcttctcattgcggtggcttctcttgttgcagagcacaggctctaggcgcgcaggcttcagtagttgtggctcgcgggctctagagcacaggctcagtagttgtggcccccaggcttagttgctacacggcacgtggcatcttcccagaccagggctcgaacccgtgtcccctgcattggcaggcggattcttaaccactgtgccaccagagaagcctcaGACACGTAATTCTATGTTTAGGTATGAGTAAAGACtagtattaaaacatttaaatgcttGGAGAATAGCTTGGTTCTGCTACTCTGAGCTTCCCAGCCTCCTGGTTGTCCCCCTTTTCCTGCAGGACCGTTCCCTGTGTCCGACCTCCCTACAGTCAGCAAGGAAAGAGTTAATGACTGTTGCATGGGAGCTTCGGGACCCTTCTCCAGCTCTACAGATTGTGCCCATGCCTGTGTTGGTGCCTGTGTCAGTGATTATCTCCCTGGGTTAAAAATATCTCTATTTCATAATGCCATCTAGTTATGGtgaaatatttacatatagaaaatagatattattttattagaaTTACTTTTAGTTCTCCTCTGCATCACAATGAGGACACATATTGTAGGACATGTTTTGATAAAAGTTATGTGTCTAGTAGGTTATGTAATTaatgaatttcatttaaaaatagaaaacaggtgttcaaactcTTCAGTAAAAGAAAGGGGACATTGAGTCTGAGAGTTGAAAACTACTGTGTAATCAGGCTCCACTAGGTTTTTGTCCTTTGTCCTTCTTACTTCAAATTGAGATCGTTTTGCTATTCTAAATTAAAGGTACACCTGGCCTCATCTCAGcagtagaaatgaaaacatcagtAATTTATGTTCAGTTTTTGGTGAAGTTACCGTATCTGAATAGTGTGTCCCATATTTCATTAATTCATGTGACTCGTTTCACCTAAGAATTTTGATAAACTGGTTTAGCTAATTTAAGTTTTTTACCGCAGCATAGGGATCTTATCTCAcagttcatttttcattcttccaATAGACTTTATGCAGTGTCAACACTGGTATGTGACTTAATTATTTGACAGcgcaaaacaaaattatttttttctgttgaatcgGGTTTTGGGTCCTTGCTGTAGATCAATATCACGATAACGTTTTGATATCATCAATCCAGCTATAATAAATGGAGATTTATTATATTGAAGAATCAAATTTTGAGTCACATGAACATTTAtccattaaatttatttttatttttgaaaggaaGTTCCTTCTCCCTGTAGtaaatttattactttctttccagaaatgtctaatgcaaaagaaaggaaacatgcTAAGAAAATGAGAAACCAGCCCACCAATGTGACTTTATCCTCTGGCTTTGTGGCTGACAGTGGTGTAAAGTACCATAATGGAGGTAGAAGACCTTTCCAGTCTCCAAAAGGTAAGATAAACATGGTGCTCTCTACACATACTTCCATTTGGATTGCTTTTGTCAGCTCCTTTTGTTAGTCATAATCTAAATGATAAAGGAGTTGAGTTAAAAATAGATACAGGTGACCATTGTTTGCAAGTTTTGTATTTGCACATTCACCTAGTTGCTAAATTTGTAACCCCAAACTTAATACTCATGGCACTTTGATGGTCATTCGCGGACGTGCAAAGAGTGGGGAAAATTTTGAGTCACCTGATGTGGGTATTCCCAGTGGAGGTTCCCAGTGCCTTCCTGCTTCAGCTTCGTACAGAGATGACCAGAGGAGGGAGACTGGTGGGACAGGGCAGTGTAGTGCAGGAAGCTCCAGCTCTCACCGGGGTTTGAACTGCGATTGTGGGGCAGCTTGAGGCAGGTCACTTAACActtctgaacctcattttctctttgtaaaagaaaggaaatagaatcTACTAGGATGAGTTGTTCTTACGATTTACGGTCATAATCTCTGtgagatgtatgtatacatacatacatagatacatactTGTTTTCTCTAGGAGCAGTGGTTCAGTGTTCACTAGTTCAGTGTTGGCTGTGACTTTCTAGAACATAACTGCTGGGAATAATGAGAATTGGCTGTAGGTATTTTACAGCTGATATATTTTATCTGTACCTTAACAGTTATTATTAAATGACACTTCTATATTTCCTAAAAGAAATGCAGTGCATTCATCATATCTGCGTTTAACTTGTGTGCTGATTTTAGAACCTTGTAAAGTGATATGAAGGGGATAGCTGTTCATCAGGCAGCAACAGAAAAATGATTCAGATCCAACATTCATGCCCACTGTGCCAAGTGAGAAGCCATagcacacattatctcatttaaacctcacaatgaCAGACCTTGCAACATGTTTCATGATTATAGGGGCTTAATTATCACTGCCATGGAAATAAACAGGAAGGCTGTAAAATTCTCTACTGATCTTTCCCTGTATTCATAGAGATATTGTGTTAAAGTCAGAATGGTTTGAATGCCTAGACATTTGTATAGagactgcttttatttctttcttagcaTAGTGGCTCTCAACTTGAGTGTGCCAGAGAATTATGATTAAAGACTGCATATGCAAAATCATGTGGATTATAGTATTTAAGGGAGCTTAGGTGAAAAAGCCACATTGCACTATTTATATGGAGAAAAGTTCCCTCTGTTATACCCAAGGTTCTTTCATGTGTCACACTGACATGATTAGCTAGTGTGCTGCctcctagctatgtgaccttgggcaagtcaactCACCTCTCTGCCTGAGATCCCTCCTCCTTAAGGGGAGGACAGTAATAGCCACTTACAGGGTGGTTGCAGGATTAAAAACCTGATCAGTTTTCACCCAACACTCTAATCCTTATCTCTGATAAAAGTgacgttttttctttttgttttcttttttgaaaatatactaGAGCCTCATTCTGGACCTTCACGACAGCGGCAAACCAAAACGAGCCACCATTTGCTGGCTGAGTCTGATGCGAAGGAGCAGCCTTCCTCCAgggtaacctttaaaaaaaagggaggatGGAAAGCAGGTCCCGAGGGCACTTCTCAGGAGATTCCCAAGTATATAACCGGTAGGTGTTTGTACAGAAGCCAAGTTTGATTGTACCGGGAGCTCTCTGTTTCTCCTGCAGCCAGATTTCTAGTGCCTTCTCTCCGCCCCGGGCCTTGGCCCcgcctccctgtctctctcctcccttctgtcCACATGGGCGTGTCTCACCTCCAGCCTGGACTCAGACCAGCGCTTCCCTGGGCCTGCTAGCTCTCCCTCCTTCGGGCTCCCTCCTCTCTCTTACTGTCTTCTTAGAGGTTCTGATTTGTGAACTGTtcctttttgtcttaaagtcATCTTTgtcaccccctcccccctttctaaaaagtataaaacgcCATCCACACTCCTCAGCATGGAATCTCCAAAGCTAAAACCCAATTTAACGCACTCTGACGGCAACCAAGACCTGTAAGTACCTGTCTCCAGGCCCTGTCCAGTCTCATTTTCCAATACCGCCCTTCACCGTCACCCCTCACTACCTGGTAACCCTGTATTCCTTGTACACACCTTAAGCGTGCCTTCTGGTGTTTCTTTATGCCTTCTTGGAGGCATTCACTTAAATTTCTCCAGTGCTCTGTTTATTATTCAgaaaaaatagtctatttttcaataaagaaaactgaaaatagttaCGGTCACATATTtgtaaaaaaacaggaaatattaAGGAAGAAAACCCCTGGAgtcaaaatcatttaaaattttgttttttctttgttttcttgtggGATTATTACACTTAAGAAtggttgtgggcttccctggtggtgcagtggttgggagtccgcctgctgatgcaggggacacgggttcgtgccccggtgcgggaggatcccatgtgccgcagagcggctgggcccgtgggccatggccgctgggcctgcgcgtccggagcctgtgctccgcaatgggagaggccacaacagtgagaggcttgcataccgcaaaaaaaaaaaaaagaagaaaaaaaagaaaaaaaaaagaatggttgtGATTATATTGCATgtagctttctgttttttttatttttttaataaatttatttattttatttatttatttttggctgcattgggacttcgttgctgcatgcgggctttctctagttgcagtgagcgggggctactcttcgttgcttcttattgcggtggcttctcttgttgcagagcatgggctctaggcatgtgagcttcagtagttgtggcacatgggctcagtagttgtggcgcacaggctcagtagttgtggtgcatgggtatagttgctccatagcatgtgggatcttcctggaccagggctcaaacctgtgtcccctgcattggcaggtggattcttaaccactgtgccagcagggaagcccagctctctgttttaaaaaaactctttttttaccgtttttttttttttttttttgcggtacgcgggcccctcactgccacggcccctcccgctgcggagcacaggctccggtcgcgcaggctccacggcatgtggaatcctcccggaccggggcacgaacccgcgtcccccgcattggcaggcggaat
The sequence above is a segment of the Globicephala melas chromosome 17, mGloMel1.2, whole genome shotgun sequence genome. Coding sequences within it:
- the RIDA gene encoding 2-iminobutanoate/2-iminopropanoate deaminase, with the translated sequence MSALIRKVISTAKAPAALGPYSQAVLVDRTIYISGQLGMDPASGQLVPGGVAEEAKQALTNMGEILKAAGCDFTNVIKTTVLLADINDFNTVNDIYKQYFQSSFPARAAYQVAALPKGGRVEIEAVAVQGPLVTASL